The following are encoded together in the Salvia hispanica cultivar TCC Black 2014 chromosome 6, UniMelb_Shisp_WGS_1.0, whole genome shotgun sequence genome:
- the LOC125197410 gene encoding 11S globulin seed storage protein Ana o 2.0101-like, translated as MGKALSLSLCLSFLFLLHGCCSAQMMQQQFWQSMQSQQQHRFRAKTQCQIQQLSAREPTLKFQSEAGFSEYWDTSSAEFECAGIEFVRHQVQPKGLVLPFYTNAPRLTFIVQGSGILGTVIPGCAETYESEAGASSRYSAREGEDVRRGDRHQKLRRFRRGDVIALPEGITTFVYNDGDAPLTYVSMLDIGNDNNQLDFKFRKFVLAGNPQSIESQKQGKEYRNMLYGFDEQLLADAFNTEPELMRRLQGKEDERGIIVRAEKLRMVLPEYESEEEHSQRRGRPYNGLEETFCSYKIKKNLDHPTSADLYNPRGGRISNVNSQSLPILNYLQLSAQRGILYKNAIVAPQWCTNAHSALYVTKGSARIQVVGTQGRSVFDGEVKEGQLLVVPQNFVVVKKASQNGFEWITFKTNDNAMNAQLAGRLSAIRAMPNEVLMNAFGISRDEAKSLKFGREESTLFSPSQRYA; from the exons ATGGGTAAAGCTCTCTCGCTCTCTCTCTGCCTAAGCTTCCTGTTCCTCCTCCATGGCTGCTGCTCAGCTCAAATGATGCAGCAGCAGTTCTGGCAGAGCATGCAGAGCCAGCAGCAGCACCGCTTCCGCGCCAAGACCCAATGCCAAATCCAGCAGCTCTCCGCCCGCGAACCCACCCTCAAATTCCAGTCCGAGGCCGGCTTCAGCGAGTACTGGGACACTTCCAGCGCCGAATTCGAGTGTGCCGGCATCGAATTCGTGCGCCACCAGGTGCAGCCCAAGGGTCTCGTCCTGCCCTTCTACACCAACGCCCCTCGTCTCACCTTCATCGTCCAAG GTAGCGGTATTTTGGGGACTGTGATTCCGGGATGTGCTGAGACTTATGAGTCGGAGGCTGGAGCAAGCTCGAGATACTCCGCTCGGGAAGGAGAGGATGTTCGGAGGGGCGACCGCCACCAGAAACTCAGGAGGTTCCGCCGCGGAGATGTCATTGCCTTGCCCGAGGGCATCACCACCTTCGTTTACAACGACGGAGACGCACCCTTGACTTACGTGTCCATGTTGGATATTGGCAATGACAACAACCAGCTTGACTTCAAATTCAGa AAATTTGTGCTTGCTGGAAACCCACAATCCATTGAGAGCCAGAAACAAGGGAAAGAATACAGAAACATGTTGTACGGGTTCGACGAGCAGCTTCTGGCGGACGCTTTCAACACCGAGCCGGAGCTGATGAGGAGGCTGCAAGGCAAGGAAGACGAAAGAGGCATCATTGTCCGAGCAGAGAAGCTGAGGATGGTTCTGCCCGAGTACGAGAGCGAAGAGGAGCATTCGCAGAGGCGAGGAAGGCCCTACAATGGGTTGGAGGAAACTTTCTGCTCAtacaaaatcaagaagaaCCTCGACCACCCCACCAGCGCCGACCTCTACAACCCCCGCGGCGGCCGCATCAGCAACGTCAACAGCCAGTCTCTCCCCATCCTCAACTACTTGCAGCTCAGCGCTCAAAGAGGAATCCTCTACAAGAATGCCATAGTGGCGCCACAATGGTGCACAAACGCCCACTCCGCCCTGTACGTGACTAAGGGAAGTGCGAGGATCCAAGTGGTGGGAACCCAAGGGAGGTCGGTTTTCGACGGAGAGGTGAAGGAGGGGCAGCTTCTGGTAGTCCCGCAGAACTTCGTTGTGGTGAAGAAGGCCAGCCAGAACGGATTCGAGTGGATCACCTTCAAGACCAACGACAACGCCATGAACGCCCAACTCGCAGGCCGCCTCTCCGCCATCCGAGCCATGCCCAATGAAGTTCTCATGAACGCCTTCGGCATCTCCCGAGACGAAGCTAAGAGCTTGAAGTTCGGAAGGGAAGAGTCCACTCTCTTCAGCCCGTCGCAGAGATATGCATAA
- the LOC125197127 gene encoding glutathione transferase GST 23-like encodes MEKGNKGVQLVGFWVSPFVHRVKWGMKLKGIEFEYIEEDMFNRSPLLSQINPVTGKVPVLVHDGNPLPESSIILEYLDEVWSHAPLFPIDAYQRAQARFWSKFADQKVLESAWLTVCSKDEIQEKAVKDAIGHLERVEEKLGGRRFFGGDTIGYLDLMMGFIAYMLPVWEEVAAVTILDALKFPNLAAWKSNFVDHPTINGDLPSKDEMLTFFQWQREVHLQRI; translated from the exons atggaaaaaggcAATAAGGGCGTGCAGCTGGTTGGCTTCTGGGTTAGCCCATTCGTGCATAGGGTGAAATGGGGAATGAAACTGAAGGGCATTGAGTTTGAATACATAGAAGAAGATATGTTCAATAGAAgccctcttctctctcaaatcaACCCTGTCACCGGAAAAGTGCCTGTTCTTGTTCATGACGGTAATCCACTGCCGGAATCCTCCATAATCCTCGAGTACTTAGACGAGGTTTGGAGCCACGCCCCGTTGTTTCCAATTGATGCTTACCAAAGAGCCCAAGCTCGCTTCTGGTCTAAATTTGCAGACCAAAAG GTTCTTGAATCAGCGTGGCTTACTGTGTGCTCAAAGGATGAAATTCAGGAGAAAGCAGTGAAAGATGCGATTGGTCATCTTGAAAGAGTGGAAGAAAAGCTAGGAGGAAGGCGTTTCTTTGGAGGCGATACGATTGGGTACCTTGATCTCATGATGGGATTCATTGCCTACATGTTGCCTGTTTGGGAGGAAGTTGCTGCCGTCACAATTTTGGATGCGCTCAAGTTTCCGAATTTAGCAGCGTGGAAGAGTAATTTTGTTGATCATCCGACGATCAACGGTGATTTGCCGTCGAAAGATGAGATGCTCACTTTTTTCCAGTGGCAACGTGAGGTTCATTTGCAGAGGATCTAG
- the LOC125193169 gene encoding glutathione transferase GST 23-like, producing the protein METGNKGVQLVGFWVSPFVHRVKWGMKLKGIEFEYIEEDIFNRSPLLSEVNPVTGKVPVLIHNGNPLPESSIILEYLDEVWSHAPLLPIDAYQRARSRFWAKFADQKVLESAWLSMCSKGEIQDKAVKDAIGHVETLEEELGGRRFFGGDTIGHVDLMMGFIAYMLPVWEEVAALTILDASKFPNLAAWRSNFVDHPAIKGDLPSKDEMFTYFQWRREVHLQRI; encoded by the exons atggaaacaggGAATAAGGGCGTGCAGCTGGTTGGTTTCTGGGTTAGCCCATTCGTGCATAGGGTGAAATGGGGAATGAAACTGAAGGGCATCGAGTTTGAATACATTGAAGAAGATATATTCAACAGAAGCCCCCTTCTCTCTGAAGTTAACCCTGTCACCGGAAAAGTGCCTGTTCTTATTCATAATGGAAATCCACTGCCGGAATCCTCTATAATCCTCGAGTACTTAGACGAGGTTTGGAGCCACGCCCCTTTGTTGCCAATTGATGCTTACCAAAGAGCTCGATCTCGCTTCTGGGCTAAATTTGCAGACCAAAAG GTTCTTGAATCAGCATGGCTTAGTATGTGCTCAAAGGGAGAAATTCAGGATAAAGCAGTGAAAGATGCGATTGGGCATGTTGAAACACTGGAAGAAGAGCTAGGAGGAAGGCGTTTCTTTGGAGGCGATACGATTGGGCACGTTGATCTCATGATGGGATTCATCGCCTACATGTTGCCTGTTTGGGAGGAAGTTGCCGCCTTAACAATTTTGGATGCATCCAAGTTTCCGAATTTAGCGGCGTGGAGGAGTAATTTTGTTGATCATCCGGCGATCAAGGGTGATTTGCCATCGAAAGATGAGATGTTCACTTATTTCCAGTGGCGACGTGAGGTTCATTTGCAGAGGATCTAG
- the LOC125196465 gene encoding phosphate transporter PHO1 homolog 3-like, with protein MKFGKEFSSQMVQEWQGAYMDYSHLKKHLKALLKSRQQSNNNPGFKRRRQAMYRAFSGLTGRSSPKAREEEAVMIPHSAYQALLMKLSAEGAEQELEFFKKLDLEFDKVRTFHEGKVQGIQENAVELSKQMDALIALRIGVERPDHVQETVAAGVVLSPAARSPEGEHMDVIQEVEMDEAEEKTKILEGSRPARLQVLEHVKINVDPDTPVSTLKNVVMSSKMKLSFSKDELRRAEKKMRKAFIEFHQQLRLLKSYSFLNMLAFSKIMKKYDKITSRNASKTYLQIVDTSSLGSSDEIYKLTEKLEASYIKHFANGNRREGMKVLRPGAKRERHRITFLLGLFTGCCIALIAAIIVSVYARNLLQHEGGRQYMTNIFPLYSLFGYIVLHMVMYGADTYFWRRLRVNYPFIFGFKPETSLGFREVLVVASGLSVLTLAAILAHLDLEMDPETEKFRLITELLPLFLVTVVLVITLCPFNIIYRSSRFFLIRSTLHCIFAPLYKVTFIDFFVADQMTSQIQAIRSLQYYICYYVWGDFRKRSNECTNNSTYKFLYIAVAVIPFWLRLLQCLRRVFEEKSAMQGLNGLKYFSTVVALVMRSLYDITVQNGNASAFWRIMAAATSGITTIYNTYWDIVVDWGLLQKKAKNRWLRDKLLISNKAVYVVAIVVNILLRLVWMQLVLDFNLPFLHRNAMIAVIACLEILRRGIWNFFRLEHEHFNNVENYRAFKSIPMPFYYEKDHHIM; from the exons atgaagtttGGAAAAGAGTTCTCATCACAGATGGTGCAAGAATGGCAGGGGGCATACATGGACTACTCCCATCTCAAGAAACACCTCAAAGCCCTCCTCAAATCCCGGCAGCAGAGCAACAACAACCCCGGCTTCAAGAGACGGAGGCAGGCCATGTACAGGGCCTTCAGCGGCCTCACTGGCCGGAGCTCACCCAAGGCGAGAGAAGAAGAGGCTGTCATGATCCCACATAGTGCATACCAGGCCTTGCTCATGAAGCTGTCAGCAGAAGGCGCTGAGCAAGAGCTCGAGTTCTTCAAGAAGCTCGACCTTGAGTTTGATAAGGTGAGGACGTTCCACGAGGGGAAGGTACAGGGAATACAGGAGAATGCCGTGGAGCTTAGCAAGCAGATGGATGCTTTGATTGCTTTGAGGATCGGAGTCGAGAGGCCGGATCACGTGCAAGAAACGGTGGCTGCTGGCGTGGTTTTGAGTCCAGCGGCTAGAAGCCCTGAAGGAGAGCATATGGATGTGATTCAAGAAGTTGAGATGGACGAGGCCGAGGAGAAAACTAAGATTCTTGAGGGTTCGAGGCCTGCACGTTTGCAAGTTTTGGAACATGTCAAGATCAATGTTGATCCTGATACCCCTGTCTCGACTCTGAAAAACGTCGTCATGAGCTCGAAGATGAAGCTGTCGTTCAGCAAGGACGAGCTGAGGAGAGCAGAGAAGAAGATGCGCAAGGCCTTCATCGAGTTCCACCAGCAGCTTCGCCTTCTCAAGAGCTACAG TTTCTTGAATATGCTTGCCTTCTCCAAGATCATGAAGAAATATGACAAG ATAACTTCAAGGAATGCTTCAAAAACATACCTGCAAATAGTCGACACATCATCTCTTGGAAGCTCCGACGAG ATTTACAAACTCACCGAAAAACTAGAGGCCTCGTATATCAAGCACTTTGCAAATGGAAATCGAAGAGAAGGAATGAAGGTGTTGAGACCAGGAGCGAAAAGAGAGAGGCACCGGATAACGTTCCTTCTAG GTCTATTCACCGGCTGCTGTATAGCTCTGATTGCTGCCATCATCGTCTCTGTTTATGCTCGCAATCTTCTTCAGCACGAAGGAGGAAGACAGTATATGACGAACATATTCCCACTCTACAG CTTGTTTGGATACATCGTCCTGCACATGGTCATGTACGGAGCAGATACCTATTTCTGGAGGCGATTAAGGGTGAACTACCCCTTTATATTTGGCTTCAAACCAGAGACGTCACTTGGCTTCAGAGAAGTCTTGGTCGTTGCCTCTGGACTCTCAGTACTCACCCTAGCTGCTATTCTTGCTCATCTCGACTTGGAGATGGATCCGGAGACAGAGAAATTCCGATTAATAACTGAACTGCTTCCGCTGTTCCTAGTAACT GTTGTGCTTGTTATAACACTATGTCCCTTCAACATAATATACCGTTCCAGTCGCTTCTTTCTCATTCGTTCTACATTGCACTGCATCTTTGCCCCTCTCTACAAG GTTACCTTCATTGATTTTTTCGTGGCAGATCAGATGACGAGCCAG ATTCAGGCTATCAGAAgtctgcaatattatatatgttaCTACGTGTGGGGCGACTTCAGAAAGAGATCGAACGAATGCACAAACAACAGTACTTACAAGTTTCTATACATAGCTGTGGCCGTTATTCCATTCTGGCTGCGCCTCCTTCAG TGCCTCCGACGTGTGTTTGAGGAGAAAAGCGCTATGCAGGGCCTCAATGGCCTAAAGTATTTCTCAACAGTCGTTGCTCTTGTGATGAGGTCATTGTATGATATCACTGTACAAAATGGCAATGCATCGGCGTTTTGGAGAATCATGGCTGCAGCAACCTCCGGCATCACGACCATCTACAACACGTATTGGGATATTGTAGTGGATTGGGGTCTCCTGCAAAAGAAAGCCAAGAACAGATGGCTGCGAGATAAGCTTCTGATATCAAACAAAGCTGTATATGTAGTAGCTATT GTAGTCAACATACTTCTGAGGCTTGTATGGATGCAGCTGGTCCTTGATTTCAATCTACCATTTCTCCATAGAAATGCCATGATCGCTGTTATTGCCTGCTTGGAGATACTTCGTCGTGGCATTTGGAACTTCTTCAG GTTGGAGCATGAGCATTTCAACAACGTGGAAAATTATAGGGCATTCAAGTCCATACCTATGCCATTTTACTATGAAAAAGACCACCACATCATGTGA
- the LOC125196411 gene encoding cocosin 1-like: MASTSSLLLLTFLCAALLNASSALIADQQQQQDPVFQNPQQHRLRARTDCRVERLTAQEPTLRFDSEAGRTEFWDRNNQQFECAGVAAVRNFIQPRGLLLPHYNNAPQLLYVVRGKGLLGAVIPGCAETFETEMPQGEHYQSSRSFVDRHQKVRQFRQGDVLALPAGITLWFYNNGEERLETVALLDTGSEINQLDHTFRNFFLAGKPRGEAQSSQSYRSRPRGESETERNNVFYPFDEELLAEIFNVDRETARKLKSEDDFRGQIVRADKFNIVFPGQEEERESRRISNGFEETLCSAKLRLNLDEPSRADIYNPRGGRISTVNSHKLPILNSLRLSAEKGVLHRNAIIAPHWNVNAHSAIYITRGSGRFQVVGHNGRSVFDGEVREGQMIIVPQNFVVIKKASDEEGLEWISFKTNDNAIVSPLAGRLSALRAMPEEVLMNAYDITREEAKNLKYKRDESRIMSSTSSRRSSRYPSRPWPIDYALDVIKSMM; encoded by the exons ATGGCTTCCacttcctctcttcttctcctaACCTTCCTCTGCGCTGCTCTCCTCAATGCCTCCTCCGCTCTGATCGCCGACCAACAGCAACAGCAAGACCCGGTGTTTCAGAACCCGCAGCAGCACCGCCTCCGCGCCCGCACCGACTGCCGGGTTGAGAGACTCACCGCCCAAGAGCCCACCCTCCGCTTCGACTCCGAGGCCGGCCGGACCGAGTTCTGGGACCGCAACAACCAGCAGTTCGAGTGCGCCGGAGTCGCCGCCGTCAGGAATTTCATCCAGCCCAGAGGCCTCTTGCTGCCCCACTACAACAATGCACCTCAGCTCCTCTACGTCGTCCGAGGAAAGGGGCTGCTCGGAGCCGTGATCCCCGGGTGCGCCGAGACCTTCGAGACCGAGATGCCACAAGGCGAACACTATCAGAGCAGCAGAAGCTTCGTGGACCGTCACCAGAAGGTCCGCCAGTTCAGGCAAGGTGATGTCCTGGCCTTGCCGGCCGGGATCACTCTCTGGTTCTACAACAACGGAGAAGAGAGGCTCGAGACTGTTGCATTGCTCGACACCGGCAGTGAGATCAACCAGCTCGATCACACATTCAGG AACTTCTTCTTAGCCGGAAAGCCACGAGGCGAAGCACAGAGCTCACAGAGCTACCGCAGCCGGCCAAGGGGAGAGAGCGAAACCGAAAGAAACAACGTTTTCTACCCATTCGACGAGGAGCTTCTTGCAGAGATTTTCAACGTGGACAGAGAGACAGCCAGGAAACTGAAGAGCGAGGATGACTTCAGAGGCCAAATCGTGCGAGCTGACAAGTTCAACATTGTGTTCCCCGGCCAAGAAGAGGAGAGGGAGAGCCGACGCATCTCCAATGGATTCGAGGAAACCTTGTGCAGCGCCAAGCTCAGGCTCAACCTGGATGAGCCCTCCCGGGCCGACATATACAACCCCCGCGGCGGCCGCATCAGCACCGTCAACAGCCACAAACTCCCCATCCTCAACTCGCTCCGCCTTAGCGCCGAGAAAGGCGTCCTTCACAGg AACGCCATAATTGCGCCACACTGGAATGTGAACGCCCACTCGGCAATCTACATCACGCGGGGGAGCGGCCGATTCCAAGTGGTGGGGCACAACGGGCGGTCGGTGTTCGACGGCGAGGTGCGTGAGGGGCAGATGATCATAGTGCCACAAAACTTCGTGGTGATCAAGAAGGCGAGCGACGAGGAGGGACTCGAGTGGATCTCCTTCAAGACCAACGACAACGCCATCGTGAGCCCGCTGGCAGGGCGCCTCTCGGCGCTCAGAGCGATGCCGGAGGAGGTGCTGATGAACGCGTACGACATCACGAGGGAGGAAGCCAAGAATTTGAAGTATAAGAGAGATGAATCGAGGATCATGAGCTCCACTTCTAGCAGGCGTTCATCGAGATACCCAAGCCGCCCATGGCCGATTGACTACGCGTTGGATGTGATCAAGTCTATGATGTAA